Below is a window of uncultured Tolumonas sp. DNA.
GTGCCTGCCACAAACAACTGCGCCCCGATGATGAGCTGCTTTAGGCGTACACACTGACGGCGCCGATGGTTGCCGAAACGTAACCAGTGCAGGTTTTCAGTTTGCCACCACTCGTGAATTCATGTGTTGCGCGAGGCAACCCACGCTCAGGAAGTGAGCCGCAAACACCACTGGGCTATCCGACTAGCCGCTTTAAGGCTCGAATTCATCGCAAAAACGGAATCTGTTTTTATTACCTAACTTCGACTTATGGGGCGGTTGAAAACCGTCCCACATTAAGTTTTTGTTAAATTTTTCTTTATAGATCAGGTTGGTTCTTTTGATGCAAAAAATCCGTAAACATTGGCATCAACATAACCGCTTTTAAGTTGAATTCGTTGTTTATCGACGTATTCAAATCTAGCACCCGATTTAATTGCAACTCGATTGCTAGGTTTGTTATCAATCGCAGCAACGATTTCTAAACGAAGCAGTTTTAATTCACGAAAGCCAAATTGTTTAATCGCTAGAACAGCCTCATGGGCATAACCGAGACCTTGCTTGGATTCACGCACCCAATAACCGATATTGCCAATTTTCATATCGGGTTTGAGTTGATTAATTGTCACGCTACCAATGAGTTGATTCGTCTCTTTATCGAATAAACCGAACGTAAAAGCGTCACCTTCTTTCATTGCATCATCACAAATAACGAACCATTCAGCTGCATCTCTTACTGTGTAGTCAGCTGTGCACCATGATAACCAACGACCTACAGTTGTAACTGACTCAAGCACAGCCTCGGTTTGTTCATTGATATCTGAGGCAGAATAAGGACGAATGAATAATCGAGCGGTTTCAATGGGAAAATCAAAAGTCATAATCACGTTCAACTTTGGCGATTCTTGTTTTAAAAGTTTTGTACCATTTTTCGCGGCCAAGCTTTTGTGCTAGCAAGTGCTCAGAGTTTGATTTCCACTGCTTAATTGAATCAAGGTCAGCCCAATAAGAAACGGTAATGCCAACGTCATTTCGTGCGGATTCAACACCAAGAAAGCCAGGCTGTTTTTCAGCTAATGTCACCATGGCATCAGCAGTCAGACCGTAACCCTCATCAATATCAGTGCGAATAGAAGTAAAAATCACAGCGTAGTAGGGTGGTGTTGGCGTTTTGGCGATCATGGAATATCTCAGAAAAATTTAACTTCGACTTATGGGGCGGTTGAAAACCGTCCCACATTAAGTTTTTGTTAAATTTTTCTTTATGGATCAGGTTGCTTCTTTTGATGCAAAAAATCCGTAAACATTGGCATCAACATAACCGCTTTTAAGTTGAATTCGTTGTTTATCGACGTATTCAAATCTAGCACCCGATTTAATTGCAACACGATTGCTAGGTTTGTTATCAATTGCAGCAACGATTTCTAAACGAAGCAGTTTTAATTTATGAAAGCCAAATTGCTTAATCGCTAGAACAGCCTCATGGGCATAACCTAGACCTTGCTTGGATTCGCGTACCCAATAACCGATATTGCCAATTTTCATATCGGGTTTGAGTTGATTAATTGTCACGCTACCAATGAGTTGATTCGTCCTCTTTATCGAATAAACCGAACGTAAAAGCGTCACCTTCTTTCATTGCATCATCACAAATAACGAACCATTCAGCGGCATCTCTTACTGTGTAGTCAGGGTGTGCACCATGATAACCACCGACCTACAGTTGTAACTGACTCAAGGCACAGCCTCGGTTTGTTCATTGATATCTGAGGCAGAATAAGGGCGAATGAATAATCGAGCGGTTTCAATGGGAAAATCAAAATTCATAATCACGTTCAACTTTGGCGATTCTTGTTTTAAACGCTTGATACCATTTTTCGCGGCCAAGCTTTTGCGCTAGCAAGTGCTCAGAGTTTGATTTCCACTGCTGAATTGAATCAAGGTCAGCCCAATAAGAAACGGTAATGCCAACGTCATTTCGTGCGGATTCAACACCAAGAAAGCCAGGCTGTTTTTCAGCTAATGCCACCATGGCATCAGCAGTCAGACCGTAACCCTCATCAATATCAGTGCGAATAGAAGTAAAAATCACAGCGTAGTAGGGTGGTGCTGGCGTTTTGGCGATCATGGAATATCTCAGAAAAATTTAACTGTTAGTTAAACGGCGGCACGTAGTGCCGTCCAGTGAGCAACGCGAACGTGTTTGAACTTTTTGTTAGGTAGGGAGAATAAAGGAAAGGCCATTTATTCTTCACCACAGAACCAACTTATTGGTGCACGGACTTTCTGTTTTTCACTGCACCAGCTTCAAACCACCGCTCGGAATTACCCGCCGACGATGTTGAAACAACGAAATTGGGCGGGCATTTCAAATTAACTTATTTAGTGAACGGGCAGTGGTTGCCAAAAACGCCACGCCCGGATGATGAGCCGCTCCAGGCATACACACCGACGGCCTTGAAGGTTGCCGCAGACATAACCCAGTGCAGTTTTGAATTACACACTGAAGGTGAATTCATGAGTTATGCAAGGCAACCATTTCACCGGAAGTGAGCCGCAAACAACACCGAACCCTCATGCCCACCGCTTTAAGGCTTTAATTCACCGCAAAAAAGTTAAGAAAATTAATTACCTAACTTCGATTTAAGTGGCAGCACGTAGTGCTGTCCAACTTTAAATTTTTGTTAAGTTTTTTGTTTTTCACTGAACTAGCCAAACGCTCGGGACAGCTTTGCTGGATTGCCTAAATAGGTGCCTGGGATCGTGATGTCTTTAGTCACGACTGCACCGGCCCCCAACCACAGCACCTGAGCAAATTTTGACAGGCAGAATGGTTGCATTAGAACCAATGCTAACATTGCTCTCTATCAGCGTTCGTCCCCATGAATCAGGATCTGGATCAGGCGTGCCAGTTTTAAATAAATCATTAGCAAACATGACACCATGCCCAATAAAGCAATCATCACCAATAGTAACGAACTCACAGATGAAAGTATGAGACTGGATTTTTGAGCGTTTACCGATTTTGAACGTTTTTCTGTATCTCAACGAAGGGGCCAATGAAAGTATCATCATCAATTGTGCAGCCATAGATATTCACTGGCTCGATGATTTTAACGTTATGACCAAACATCACATCACGAATACCTGCTTTTAGTATAGTAGGCTGAACCATATCATTTGGACTCATGTTCTTTTCGCCAAGCCTCAATCATTTCTTTAGAGATATCAGATTTATAGCATAGTGGGCTTTCACCGCCGATACGACTATAGGCACTCCGTTTACCGCAGCGACTACCATTTTTTGCATGATTGTAAGGGCAGGGGGCAATTACCACTATAATTATTTATTGATTCATTAATAAGCAATTGTGCGACATCAACATCAGACGTTTTGTGGCTCGTTTTTTCTGTTTTAGCTAAAGCTGCGGGGCTCCAGTATAAAAATAAAAAGAAGAAGATAAAATAAACGCGACATATTTCACCTCGTAATTTAACGATTACATATGTGAATTCATCTCATTGCTATGGGATATAACGGATTACAAAGAACTTAACTTTTAGTTAAACGGCGGCACGTAGTGCCGTCCAGTGAGCGAAGCGAACGTGTTTTGAACTTTTTGTTAGGTAGGAGAACAAAGGTGCTGTCATTTATTCTTCACCCATAAAACCAGCTAACTGGTGCACGGACTTCCCGTTTTCACTGCATCAGCTTCAAACCACCGCTCGGAATTACCCGCCAACAAAATTGAATCAACGAAATTTACTTAAATCTCAAATTTGCTCATTTAGCCATCGGGGAGTGGTTGTTAAAAACACAATGCCCGGATGATGAGCCGCTCCAGGCATACACACCAACGGCCCTGAAGGTTGCCGAAGACATAACCAGTGCGGCATCGAATTACACACTGGCAGTGATGTCATGAGTTATGCGAGGCACATAGACAGGATCTTAAGCGATAACTCTTTATTTCAGATAGAAAAATGGCCTCATTTATGATCAGATAATCGTCGCCAAACCATTTCTCATCAACCATGAAGCCGATGACGATTATCTCCTTAAAACACCAATTATCGCAATTCTTCTGTCCAGATTTTATAACCAGAGTCGCCAGACGTACTGGCTTCTTAAAACGTGAACGGACCATTGAACCTCAATCGTTAGTCCTGAGTCTGCTTGCTGCGCTCAGTAAAGGGAATTGTCATGCTATCGCGGATCTTCATCGACAATTCAATGGAATGAGTCTCAGTGAAAAACAGTTTGTGGCTTATAAGCCCTTTCATAATCAATTACGAAAACCGGCGTTTGCACAATTAATGCAACAGTTAACCGAGTTTGCTATTGCGCAGTTTGTTTTGGCACTGAAAGCAAAGTTGCCCACCAAACTCGACTGTTTTGACGATATCCTGTTACAGGATGGCAGTTCTTTCCGAGTTCATGATGGCTTAGCGGAAGTTTTCCCAAGTCGATTTCCAACCCATCCGGCGGCGATTGAATGTCATATGACGTTATCGCTAAAACATCAAATGCCAAAAGCCATGATGATCACCGCCGATACAGCTTCAGAGCGGGCGTATTTGCCGAAAACAGAACTGATGCGCAATCAGTTGCTGCTGGCGGATGCCGGGTATGTAGACTTCAAGTATTTCAGTCAGTTATCTGAACATGGCGGTTCATTCATCGTCAGAGGCGGTAAAAACCTCAATCCAGTGATAATCGAAGCACGCAATGGTCAGGGTCGGATATTACCCAAACTCGCCGGTCTGAAACTCAAAGAAATCGACCGAAAAATGAATCGCTCAGAGGTTTTGGACTTAAAAATCAAGCGAGGCGCGGATGAATTCCGGTTAGTCCGTCGTTGGTTTGCAGAAGAAAAACGATTTTGTATCTGGGTCACCAATTTACCAGCAACAACGTGGTCAGCCGATGAGATCATGATGATTTACCGGTGTCGTTGGCAGGTTGAGTTACTGTTTAAAGAGCTGAAATCCGATACAAACTGGCGAAGTTTTGCAACGGGCCAACAAGCCATCATGAAAGGATTGGTCTGGGCCAGTTTGCTGGCATTGATCATCCGCAGGTACATCGCGATGCAAAGTATGCCATCCGCTTCGGTGTACAAAGCAGGGAAGAATGTTGATGTTTGGTTGTTACCACTACTGGAGGCTTATATTCATCAAGCATGGTTGGAAATAACGGCTCGGCTGGAATGGGCTATAGCGTATATATCAAAGAATGCGAAAAAAGCCCAACAAAGAAAAGCCAAGAAAAATAGGACCTTAGATGGAATTTTTGAAATGTTTAATTCTTAAGGTCCAGTCTATGATGCGAGGCAACCATTTCACCGGAAGTGAGCCGTAAACACCATTGAACTCACATACCCACCGCTTTAAGACTTGAATTCACCGCAAAAAAGTTAAGAA
It encodes the following:
- a CDS encoding antibiotic biosynthesis monooxygenase — translated: MIAKTPAPPYYAVIFTSIRTDIDEGYGLTADAMVALAEKQPGFLGVESARNDVGITVSYWADLDSIQQWKSNSEHLLAQKLGREKWYQAFKTRIAKVERDYEF
- a CDS encoding IS4 family transposase: MTIISLKHQLSQFFCPDFITRVARRTGFLKRERTIEPQSLVLSLLAALSKGNCHAIADLHRQFNGMSLSEKQFVAYKPFHNQLRKPAFAQLMQQLTEFAIAQFVLALKAKLPTKLDCFDDILLQDGSSFRVHDGLAEVFPSRFPTHPAAIECHMTLSLKHQMPKAMMITADTASERAYLPKTELMRNQLLLADAGYVDFKYFSQLSEHGGSFIVRGGKNLNPVIIEARNGQGRILPKLAGLKLKEIDRKMNRSEVLDLKIKRGADEFRLVRRWFAEEKRFCIWVTNLPATTWSADEIMMIYRCRWQVELLFKELKSDTNWRSFATGQQAIMKGLVWASLLALIIRRYIAMQSMPSASVYKAGKNVDVWLLPLLEAYIHQAWLEITARLEWAIAYISKNAKKAQQRKAKKNRTLDGIFEMFNS
- a CDS encoding GNAT family N-acetyltransferase; the protein is MTLLRSVYSIKRTNQLIGSVTINQLKPDMKIGNIGYWVRESKQGLGYAHEAVLAIKQFGFHKLKLLRLEIVAAIDNKPSNRVAIKSGARFEYVDKQRIQLKSGYVDANVYGFFASKEAT
- a CDS encoding DapH/DapD/GlmU-related protein; the protein is MAAQLMMILSLAPSLRYRKTFKIGKRSKIQSHTFICEFVTIGDDCFIGHGVMFANDLFKTGTPDPDPDSWGRTLIESNVSIGSNATILPVKICSGAVVGGRCSRD
- a CDS encoding GNAT family N-acetyltransferase, whose amino-acid sequence is MTFDFPIETARLFIRPYSASDINEQTEAVLESVTTVGRWLSWCTADYTVRDAAEWFVICDDAMKEGDAFTFGLFDKETNQLIGSVTINQLKPDMKIGNIGYWVRESKQGLGYAHEAVLAIKQFGFRELKLLRLEIVAAIDNKPSNRVAIKSGARFEYVDKQRIQLKSGYVDANVYGFFASKEPT
- a CDS encoding antibiotic biosynthesis monooxygenase, which encodes MIAKTPTPPYYAVIFTSIRTDIDEGYGLTADAMVTLAEKQPGFLGVESARNDVGITVSYWADLDSIKQWKSNSEHLLAQKLGREKWYKTFKTRIAKVERDYDF